One Cardinium endosymbiont cEper1 of Encarsia pergandiella genomic region harbors:
- a CDS encoding Sugar O-acyltransferase sialic acid O-acetyltransferase NeuD family has product MQGIIVFGVCDLTKGSLDIFQKNNLMVYGILEDQTKWHCSTIQNIPVLGGTNDPAFLRLLNEACPYFIAYRPMEKRKDCLNFLRTQQDAIPISAIHPSVIMADATQLGQGNYIGTEVCLASEVTIGNHCILHNGVIIESETHIHDWVEIGAGSIIGSQVTLEEEVFIGMGVTIISGVTIQKGASIGAGSVVLGNVKKGDVLLGNPAKSIQPSKKVNAGLGLL; this is encoded by the coding sequence ATGCAAGGAATCATTGTTTTTGGCGTATGTGATCTTACAAAAGGATCTTTAGATATTTTTCAAAAAAATAATTTAATGGTGTATGGCATTCTAGAAGATCAAACCAAATGGCATTGTAGCACCATACAAAATATTCCTGTGTTAGGTGGTACAAATGATCCAGCTTTTCTTAGGCTACTCAATGAAGCCTGTCCTTATTTTATCGCCTATCGCCCTATGGAAAAAAGAAAAGACTGCTTAAACTTTTTAAGGACACAACAAGACGCTATCCCAATCTCTGCTATTCATCCATCTGTTATTATGGCTGATGCCACTCAACTAGGGCAGGGCAATTACATAGGTACAGAAGTTTGTTTGGCTTCAGAGGTAACTATAGGCAACCACTGTATACTACACAATGGGGTGATCATTGAATCAGAAACCCATATTCATGATTGGGTAGAGATAGGCGCTGGGAGTATTATAGGTAGCCAGGTCACTTTGGAAGAAGAAGTTTTTATTGGCATGGGCGTTACTATTATTTCAGGTGTTACCATTCAAAAGGGAGCCAGTATTGGTGCTGGATCAGTTGTATTAGGAAATGTAAAAAAGGGTGATGTCTTACTTGGTAATCCAGCAAAATCTATTCAACCGTCTAAAAAGGTCAATGCTGGATTAGGATTATTGTAA
- a CDS encoding metal ABC transporter permease yields MSTLQDFLSCSDPNVRNVLLGTILLSTSSAMIGVLALLKRKTLISDAIAHAVLPGSCLAFLLTGNKNSIWLIISAFITGWLASIAIDQITTHSKIKLDAAIAIVASIAFGLGSFLLSMLQHNGQAGQGGLKSFLLGSAATLLQEDVVALLWLSGIIIVVLILFFKEFMLIAFDRLFAQSIGLPIKKINFLFTSLMVLAIVIGIRAVGVVLMSAMLITPSTTARFWTGKIAYIMLFAMLIAVFASLVGTFISYTIPSMPTGPWIVVIMSLIAYSSFLVAWCGRIFKKKG; encoded by the coding sequence ATGAGCACGCTTCAAGATTTTCTTTCCTGCTCTGATCCAAATGTACGCAATGTATTATTGGGCACCATTTTGCTGAGTACCAGTAGCGCTATGATTGGCGTATTAGCGCTTCTAAAAAGAAAGACGCTGATCAGTGATGCGATTGCACATGCGGTACTTCCTGGTAGCTGTTTGGCTTTTTTGCTAACTGGAAATAAAAACTCTATCTGGCTTATTATCAGTGCTTTTATTACAGGTTGGTTGGCTTCTATAGCCATTGATCAGATCACTACCCATTCAAAAATAAAGTTAGATGCCGCCATTGCTATTGTGGCTTCCATAGCTTTTGGATTGGGTAGTTTTTTGTTATCTATGCTGCAACATAATGGCCAAGCTGGCCAAGGTGGGTTAAAGTCCTTTTTATTAGGCAGTGCTGCTACGTTACTACAAGAAGATGTGGTTGCATTGCTCTGGTTGAGTGGCATTATTATAGTAGTTTTAATTTTGTTCTTCAAAGAATTTATGCTTATTGCCTTCGACCGTCTTTTTGCGCAGTCCATAGGCCTTCCTATTAAAAAAATAAATTTTTTGTTTACCAGTTTAATGGTACTGGCTATTGTAATTGGCATCAGGGCAGTAGGGGTAGTATTAATGAGTGCGATGCTTATTACGCCATCTACTACTGCACGATTCTGGACAGGAAAAATTGCTTATATCATGCTGTTTGCTATGTTGATTGCGGTCTTTGCTTCCTTAGTAGGAACTTTTATTTCCTATACCATTCCTTCTATGCCTACTGGACCTTGGATTGTAGTAATTATGTCACTTATAGCTTATTCCTCTTTTCTTGTTGCTTGGTGTGGCCGCATATTCAAAAAAAAAGGATAA
- a CDS encoding ankyrin repeat domain-containing protein, with product MLHVLVKNGDVQAVEALLNKPEVDVNAKDKDGDTPLHIAAQEGHVEVVKELLANKGIQVNLQNNNGETPLYTAAYKGHIEVVKILLANKGIQVNL from the coding sequence ATGCTACATGTACTAGTTAAAAATGGTGATGTACAAGCAGTAGAAGCTTTACTTAATAAACCTGAGGTTGATGTAAATGCGAAAGATAAAGATGGTGATACTCCATTACATATAGCAGCACAAGAGGGTCATGTAGAAGTAGTAAAAGAATTACTAGCCAATAAAGGTATTCAGGTGAATTTACAAAATAACAATGGTGAGACTCCACTATATACGGCAGCCTATAAAGGTCATATAGAAGTGGTAAAAATATTACTAGCCAATAAAGGTATTCAGGTGAATTTATAA
- the tmk gene encoding dTMP kinase: MENRITPTQRRIFTLVIEGVDFAGKTTLAHQIQASLINQSYHVKLLHDPKGSKNAQLIWDTILTIKNEDAHPITEFFLFLAARHELIAKEALVGAADVLIFDRFIFSTIAYQLTHQPDYWAPFLTTHRIFSSLMPDLCIYCDIDFDTFQLRNQSRSNRDAFDQMSQKRFEAIKKAYEQTLELKLCPYIQVNQGNNDHSTLIQNIIKYISMEQPRYTPAK, encoded by the coding sequence ATGGAAAATCGGATCACCCCTACACAACGTAGGATATTTACGTTAGTTATTGAAGGGGTAGATTTTGCTGGCAAAACGACTTTGGCACATCAAATACAAGCTAGTTTAATCAATCAATCTTATCATGTAAAGTTGCTGCATGATCCCAAAGGGAGTAAAAATGCGCAATTGATTTGGGACACTATCTTAACCATTAAAAATGAAGATGCCCACCCTATTACAGAATTTTTTCTATTCTTAGCCGCACGCCATGAACTGATTGCTAAGGAAGCACTGGTAGGAGCAGCAGATGTACTGATCTTTGATCGATTTATTTTTTCTACTATAGCCTATCAATTAACGCACCAACCAGATTATTGGGCCCCTTTTTTAACGACACATCGTATTTTTTCTAGTTTAATGCCAGATCTATGTATATACTGTGATATAGACTTTGATACTTTTCAATTGCGCAACCAGTCCAGAAGCAACCGGGACGCGTTTGACCAAATGTCTCAAAAGCGTTTTGAAGCCATTAAAAAGGCTTATGAACAAACGCTCGAACTGAAACTATGTCCCTATATTCAGGTCAATCAAGGAAATAATGATCATTCGACATTAATCCAAAATATTATCAAATATATTTCAATGGAGCAACCCAGGTACACTCCAGCTAAATAG
- the gatB gene encoding Asp-tRNA(Asn)/Glu-tRNA(Gln) amidotransferase subunit GatB: MHETIKDPYQVVIGLEIHIQLLTHSKMFSSDRAEYGALPNTNLSPITLAYPGTLPRVNKKAFDYAIKLGLACGATITDLNFFSRKSYFYPDLPKGFQITQDTTPICQGGFVTIYTNEGIEKSIPLIRMHLEEDTGKSIHGVVDEVTLLDYNRAGTPLLELVTAPAITTGEEAYQFLYEIRKLVRYLDICDGNMEEASLRCDANISVARKGSKQLGTRVEVKNMNSMRNVQLAIAHEIERQIEVLEKGEPVIAETRNFQVASGETISLRAKETASEYRYFPEPDIPPIWVSKEWIESIRKTMPLLPRAYFKKFREVYGLSDYAASVLTEHKAFAIFFDELCQHTNHYTAAANWLLGPIKGYLNEQSLPLEELPLTVDRFVALITLVESGMVHFSIAANQIFPLLLQQSDITPMAVAEELDLIQDNDEANLKALIAEVLAAHPEKVIAYKNGKSGLLAMFMGEIMKNSQGKANAPLANTLLKAALDHPS, translated from the coding sequence ATGCATGAAACCATCAAAGATCCGTATCAAGTAGTGATTGGACTGGAAATCCACATTCAATTGCTCACCCATAGTAAAATGTTTTCCTCAGATAGAGCTGAATATGGTGCCCTTCCTAATACCAACCTTAGTCCCATTACTTTGGCCTATCCCGGTACATTGCCTAGAGTAAATAAAAAAGCATTTGACTACGCTATAAAATTAGGGTTGGCATGTGGTGCAACGATTACAGATTTAAACTTTTTTTCTAGAAAAAGCTATTTCTATCCAGATTTACCCAAGGGCTTTCAAATCACACAAGATACTACTCCAATTTGCCAAGGTGGATTTGTAACCATTTATACCAATGAAGGCATAGAGAAAAGCATTCCACTTATACGGATGCACCTAGAAGAAGACACTGGTAAATCTATACATGGTGTGGTTGACGAGGTTACTTTGTTGGATTATAATCGAGCAGGGACGCCTTTATTAGAATTGGTAACCGCTCCAGCCATTACAACAGGAGAAGAAGCCTATCAGTTTTTATATGAAATTCGAAAATTGGTCCGGTATTTAGATATCTGTGATGGCAATATGGAAGAAGCTTCTTTACGTTGTGATGCCAATATTTCAGTAGCCCGCAAGGGATCTAAACAACTGGGCACTAGAGTAGAGGTTAAAAATATGAACTCTATGCGTAATGTTCAGCTTGCCATAGCCCATGAAATAGAACGTCAAATAGAGGTGTTAGAAAAGGGTGAGCCAGTGATAGCGGAGACTCGAAACTTTCAAGTTGCTTCAGGTGAAACGATTAGCCTACGTGCCAAAGAAACAGCCAGTGAGTACCGTTATTTTCCAGAACCAGACATCCCTCCTATATGGGTTTCAAAAGAATGGATAGAAAGCATTCGCAAGACGATGCCTTTGTTGCCAAGAGCTTATTTTAAAAAATTTAGAGAGGTATACGGTCTTTCTGATTATGCTGCTTCGGTACTTACCGAGCACAAAGCATTTGCCATATTCTTTGATGAACTATGTCAACATACTAACCATTATACGGCTGCAGCCAATTGGTTATTGGGGCCTATAAAAGGTTATCTTAATGAGCAGTCGCTTCCATTGGAAGAATTGCCCCTTACCGTTGACCGTTTCGTTGCACTCATCACATTGGTAGAAAGTGGTATGGTCCATTTTTCGATTGCGGCCAATCAAATCTTTCCTTTGTTATTGCAACAGTCTGATATAACGCCTATGGCAGTTGCAGAGGAACTAGACCTGATACAGGATAATGATGAGGCCAACTTAAAAGCACTTATTGCAGAGGTATTAGCAGCGCACCCAGAAAAAGTAATAGCTTACAAAAATGGAAAGTCAGGGCTACTGGCCATGTTTATGGGGGAAATTATGAAAAATAGTCAAGGAAAAGCCAACGCACCACTGGCTAATACGTTATTAAAAGCTGCCTTGGATCATCCTTCTTAG
- a CDS encoding LptF/LptG family permease, with amino-acid sequence MKLLDRYIFKKFFSAFWVILTIFISVFIVIHLVENISNFKKHHLSFQAVFNYYCVLALYLVNLVAPLIVFATTIWCTTRLVKRSEIIALLSGGISLHRIIRPYIIIACLLTGANFYLIGWLLANVNKARVRFETEYLDMGGMGSLPQSDYIQLKVGADQYLHIGKYHGYSNTGYDISLDTFKNNMLIERLSAEKMGWNGKDQTWIIQSWQKRIFFPRHEEIITGDKLTISLAVHPEDFSINPNLKDSLTLSELAKHIQKLIYKGSATVRFFIAEQHIRYMTPFAILILIVLGFLIALHKPREGVGGRITLGIILGCFYIVLFLSAKIVAETQSEHPLLDIWLPNIIFSVLCIIFYRLVSK; translated from the coding sequence ATGAAGCTACTAGATCGGTACATTTTTAAAAAGTTTTTTTCTGCTTTTTGGGTGATTCTTACCATCTTTATCTCAGTTTTTATCGTTATTCACCTAGTGGAGAATATAAGTAATTTTAAAAAGCATCACCTTTCTTTTCAGGCAGTATTCAACTACTACTGTGTACTGGCGCTTTATTTAGTGAATCTTGTAGCCCCTCTAATTGTCTTTGCTACCACTATATGGTGTACGACTAGGCTGGTAAAACGATCAGAAATTATTGCGCTATTAAGCGGTGGGATTAGTTTGCATCGCATCATAAGACCTTATATCATTATTGCTTGTTTACTTACTGGAGCCAATTTTTATCTTATAGGTTGGTTATTGGCCAATGTGAATAAAGCGCGTGTTCGGTTTGAAACAGAATATCTCGACATGGGCGGCATGGGTAGTTTGCCTCAGTCAGACTATATACAGCTCAAGGTGGGCGCTGATCAATACCTACACATTGGCAAGTACCATGGTTACAGTAATACGGGATATGATATCAGCTTAGACACTTTTAAAAATAACATGCTGATCGAGCGCCTATCTGCTGAAAAAATGGGATGGAATGGAAAAGATCAAACATGGATTATACAATCTTGGCAAAAACGTATCTTTTTTCCAAGACATGAAGAGATTATCACAGGAGACAAGCTAACCATTTCCTTAGCAGTCCATCCAGAAGATTTTTCCATTAACCCCAACTTAAAGGATAGCTTGACCCTTTCTGAATTGGCAAAACATATTCAAAAATTGATCTACAAGGGTAGTGCAACTGTACGTTTTTTCATAGCCGAGCAACATATTCGCTATATGACACCCTTTGCCATTCTCATTCTTATTGTATTGGGTTTTTTAATAGCATTACATAAGCCCAGGGAAGGGGTAGGCGGACGCATTACGTTGGGCATTATACTGGGTTGCTTTTATATAGTCCTGTTTTTATCTGCTAAAATTGTAGCCGAGACACAAAGTGAACACCCACTATTGGACATATGGTTGCCTAATATTATTTTCTCTGTTTTATGTATCATCTTTTATCGACTTGTATCCAAATAA
- a CDS encoding type I restriction enzyme HsdR N-terminal domain-containing protein, translating into MMQLTLPSFDYKTKQVLNKTYILDLVRKKYVLLTPEEWVRQHMLHYLIHYCSYPKGLCCLEKRIYNGMSYYRPDIMVCDKFGVTKMVVECKAHYIKLTDKTLGQMMQYNRQLMVNYLLVTNGITHFCWQWEEDLGCFQAINYIPVYQTCAIAR; encoded by the coding sequence ATGATGCAGCTTACCCTGCCTTCGTTTGATTATAAAACTAAGCAAGTTTTAAATAAAACCTATATTTTAGATCTGGTTCGTAAAAAATATGTATTGCTAACCCCAGAAGAATGGGTCCGTCAACATATGTTGCATTATTTGATTCACTACTGCTCCTATCCTAAAGGGTTGTGCTGCTTAGAGAAAAGAATATATAACGGAATGAGCTATTATAGACCTGATATTATGGTATGCGATAAATTTGGTGTTACTAAAATGGTGGTAGAATGTAAAGCGCACTATATCAAACTAACCGATAAAACTTTAGGGCAAATGATGCAATACAATCGACAGCTTATGGTAAATTATTTACTGGTAACGAATGGGATTACTCATTTTTGTTGGCAGTGGGAAGAAGATTTAGGCTGTTTTCAGGCAATAAACTATATTCCAGTCTATCAAACATGCGCAATCGCTAGATGA
- a CDS encoding TolC family protein has product MCTIAILAYDVVEAKDKPISLEEAIDMALKNNLNIQMAENTKKQNILSTKIDQFSLWVPKITVKIDQVNTWESKDPIYTIQSRPIFRVEWRLASLFDKIFQAKIAGQNNAVYKLVAKKSVETELQEVIYAYYALALAQRKWELSNNLIKLATTTLKTEEEKLRVGLISQIDCLDAQLALKKVKLTLLERQEMLKEKRSSFNIMVGKPLNAATWVQSNISIQPIWDIKAVRKEKIVDLETAIQEKKVIIAATNLSRAKAYPLACVNLFNSFCSNGYLYDLKDKRWSRDDSPSQYIAGIGISIDIATLLLMPVTVKKEKIALHNAKVALTQKKLAIEASLEDKKWQYHHALGAYKVVESQLKISKQKLTFVREKYRLNRLKLLELHEAEEATQKIEIDLIEQAFKVKKAEYGLYRMVGMSVID; this is encoded by the coding sequence ATGTGCACGATCGCAATTTTGGCCTATGATGTTGTAGAAGCGAAAGACAAGCCAATAAGTTTAGAAGAAGCCATAGATATGGCCTTAAAAAACAATTTGAATATTCAGATGGCTGAAAATACAAAAAAGCAAAACATTCTTTCGACCAAGATAGACCAATTTTCTTTATGGGTACCTAAAATAACTGTAAAGATTGACCAAGTAAACACGTGGGAATCAAAAGATCCCATATATACAATTCAATCTAGACCTATTTTTAGAGTAGAATGGCGCCTTGCATCACTGTTTGATAAAATTTTTCAGGCTAAAATAGCTGGTCAAAATAATGCTGTTTACAAACTGGTTGCAAAGAAATCAGTGGAAACCGAATTACAGGAAGTCATTTATGCCTATTATGCATTAGCCTTGGCACAAAGAAAGTGGGAATTATCGAATAATCTGATCAAGCTAGCAACAACTACATTGAAAACAGAGGAAGAAAAATTACGGGTGGGACTTATTTCCCAAATAGATTGTTTGGATGCACAACTAGCCCTTAAAAAGGTAAAATTAACCTTATTAGAGCGGCAAGAAATGTTGAAAGAAAAACGCAGCAGTTTCAATATAATGGTTGGTAAGCCGCTTAATGCGGCAACATGGGTGCAATCCAATATTTCCATTCAACCTATATGGGATATAAAGGCTGTTAGAAAAGAAAAAATAGTTGATTTAGAGACTGCCATACAAGAAAAAAAAGTAATCATAGCCGCTACCAATTTAAGTAGGGCCAAAGCCTATCCACTTGCTTGTGTAAATCTGTTCAATAGTTTTTGCTCAAATGGCTACTTATATGATTTAAAAGATAAAAGATGGTCTCGGGATGATTCACCTAGTCAATACATTGCGGGTATTGGCATTAGTATTGATATAGCTACCTTATTGTTAATGCCTGTAACGGTTAAAAAAGAAAAGATCGCATTACATAATGCAAAAGTTGCGTTAACACAAAAAAAACTAGCTATAGAAGCTAGTCTAGAAGATAAAAAGTGGCAATACCATCATGCTTTAGGTGCATACAAAGTAGTAGAATCACAACTAAAAATAAGCAAACAAAAATTGACTTTTGTAAGAGAAAAGTATCGTCTGAATCGGTTAAAACTACTTGAACTGCATGAAGCGGAAGAAGCTACTCAAAAAATAGAAATTGATTTAATAGAACAGGCTTTTAAGGTAAAAAAAGCAGAATATGGTCTATATCGAATGGTGGGTATGTCAGTAATAGACTGA
- the lptB gene encoding LPS export ABC transporter ATP-binding protein translates to MQLRADSLIKAYKGRKVVKGVSLTVESGEVVGLLGPNGAGKTTTFYMTVGLIKPNSGNIYLDQTCITPLPLYKRAQKGISYLPQEASVFRELTVEENIMAILEMRKLSKQERKEKLESLLEEFSIMHIRKSKGNVLSGGERRRTEIARALATDPKFVLLDEPFAGVDPIAVEEIQLLIAQLKHNNIGVLITDHNVDETLSITNRAYLMFAGALLKAGTAEELAEDEQVRRLYLGEKFELKRYE, encoded by the coding sequence ATGCAACTTCGCGCAGATTCACTAATCAAAGCATATAAAGGACGAAAAGTAGTAAAAGGCGTCTCACTGACCGTTGAGTCTGGTGAAGTCGTAGGTTTACTGGGGCCCAATGGGGCAGGGAAAACCACTACTTTCTATATGACGGTTGGGCTTATAAAGCCCAATAGTGGTAACATTTATTTAGATCAAACATGTATTACCCCGTTGCCTTTATATAAACGTGCCCAAAAAGGTATTAGTTATTTACCCCAGGAGGCCTCTGTCTTTAGAGAATTAACGGTAGAGGAAAATATCATGGCTATATTGGAAATGCGTAAGCTTTCTAAACAGGAACGGAAAGAAAAATTAGAAAGTTTATTGGAAGAGTTTAGCATTATGCATATACGGAAAAGTAAAGGTAATGTACTTTCTGGAGGGGAACGGCGTCGTACAGAAATAGCTAGAGCGTTGGCTACTGATCCTAAATTTGTCTTACTGGATGAGCCTTTTGCAGGTGTAGACCCTATCGCTGTAGAAGAAATCCAGCTGCTTATCGCCCAGCTTAAGCATAATAATATTGGCGTGTTGATTACAGATCATAACGTAGATGAAACGCTTTCCATTACGAATAGAGCTTACTTAATGTTTGCTGGCGCATTGCTTAAAGCAGGCACTGCAGAAGAATTGGCAGAAGATGAACAGGTGCGTAGGCTTTATCTTGGAGAAAAATTTGAACTAAAACGTTATGAATAA
- the argS gene encoding arginine--tRNA ligase gives MPFDGHSIKLVPKLRQAIQQAFLAIYDLPLSEEACSVQVTRKEFEGTFSFPVFSFSKRCNALPTELAHQIGQWLQTHTNLIASYNVISGFLNLVLHDAIWLSILTTIAADSTYGCLARRMRHIVVEFSSPNTNKPQHLGHLRNNFLGSSLAAILDAAGYTIHKVNLINDRGIHICKSMVAYQEFGEDETPESTGIKGDHLVGKYYVKFDQVYKAEQALMEKNGEDATVPPILQRAQNMLVEWEKGNPDVIALWKKMNGWVYDGFNATYAELGITFDKIYYESEAYLLGKTIIEEGLHQQIFYKREDGAITVDLSKQGLGEKVLLRNDGTAVYITQDLGIADLRYADYHFDQMIYVVGNEQSYHFKVLFAIMTELGRPYASSMHHFPYGMVDLPDGKMKSREGNVVDADNLIQEMIDTVGHYMETTDKVTKCAQEGLQKLHHTLAIGALKFFLLRVSPQKKMLFNPNESIDLQGDTGTFIQYTYARICSLTRKAASVPKVPLDGSTTGSLSPLEQNLIFQLYRLPETIEEAAAAYMPSVIAHYALELAKTYNKFYASHLIFRESNANTRAIRLLLSFCVGKVLKKSMALLTIELPEKM, from the coding sequence ATGCCTTTTGACGGACACTCCATAAAGCTGGTACCTAAACTTAGACAAGCTATACAACAAGCATTTCTAGCCATTTATGATCTACCTTTATCGGAAGAAGCTTGTAGCGTACAGGTTACCAGAAAAGAATTTGAAGGTACTTTTTCATTCCCTGTATTTTCTTTTTCTAAAAGATGTAATGCACTACCTACTGAATTGGCCCATCAAATAGGCCAATGGCTACAAACCCATACCAATCTAATAGCCAGTTATAATGTGATAAGTGGTTTTTTAAACCTTGTGCTTCATGATGCCATTTGGCTGTCCATTTTAACTACTATTGCAGCAGATTCGACTTACGGTTGTTTGGCCAGACGGATGCGCCATATAGTGGTAGAATTTTCCTCTCCTAATACTAATAAACCGCAACATTTGGGTCATTTGCGTAATAATTTTTTAGGCAGCTCTTTGGCCGCTATATTAGATGCGGCTGGATATACCATCCATAAAGTGAACCTCATTAATGACCGTGGCATCCATATCTGTAAATCTATGGTGGCTTACCAAGAATTTGGCGAAGATGAAACACCAGAAAGTACCGGCATAAAGGGAGACCATTTAGTAGGAAAGTATTATGTAAAATTTGACCAAGTATATAAAGCAGAACAGGCGCTTATGGAAAAAAATGGGGAAGATGCAACGGTACCCCCTATTTTGCAACGGGCACAAAATATGTTGGTGGAATGGGAAAAAGGCAACCCTGATGTAATAGCACTATGGAAAAAAATGAATGGCTGGGTCTACGATGGATTCAACGCGACTTATGCTGAATTGGGCATTACGTTTGATAAGATTTATTATGAATCTGAGGCTTATTTACTAGGTAAAACGATTATAGAAGAGGGTTTGCATCAACAAATATTTTACAAAAGAGAAGATGGAGCCATTACAGTTGACCTATCCAAACAAGGTTTAGGAGAAAAGGTTTTGTTGCGGAACGATGGAACAGCTGTATATATTACACAAGATCTAGGAATAGCTGATTTACGTTATGCAGATTATCATTTTGATCAAATGATTTATGTGGTCGGCAATGAACAAAGCTATCATTTTAAGGTCTTATTTGCTATTATGACCGAATTGGGCAGACCTTATGCATCTTCTATGCACCATTTTCCCTACGGGATGGTGGATCTACCAGACGGTAAAATGAAATCTAGAGAGGGAAACGTAGTAGATGCGGATAACCTTATACAAGAAATGATTGATACAGTTGGGCACTATATGGAGACTACTGATAAAGTTACCAAATGTGCCCAGGAAGGGCTACAGAAATTACACCATACTTTGGCAATAGGTGCCTTAAAATTCTTCTTACTACGGGTTTCACCTCAAAAAAAGATGTTATTTAACCCTAATGAATCTATTGATCTACAGGGCGATACTGGTACATTTATTCAGTATACCTATGCTAGAATTTGTTCACTAACCCGAAAAGCAGCATCCGTTCCAAAGGTTCCACTAGATGGATCAACAACTGGTTCGCTTAGCCCCTTAGAACAGAACCTTATTTTCCAATTGTATAGGTTACCAGAAACGATAGAGGAAGCTGCAGCAGCCTACATGCCCTCTGTAATAGCCCATTACGCTTTAGAGCTAGCGAAAACTTACAACAAATTTTATGCAAGTCATCTAATATTCCGGGAATCTAATGCTAATACCAGAGCGATTAGACTATTGCTTTCCTTTTGTGTAGGTAAGGTGCTCAAAAAGAGCATGGCACTTTTAACCATTGAATTGCCAGAGAAGATGTAA
- the tgt gene encoding tRNA guanosine(34) transglycosylase Tgt, translating into MQFSVIHEDQHSKARAGLITTSKGIIRTPIFMPVGTIGSVKSIPQGVLRDQINADIILGNTYHLYLRPGTKVLDAAGGLHTFMGWHRPILTDSGGYQVYSLADRRQLTEAGVTFRSHIDGSRHLFTPELVVDIQRSIGSDIMMVLDECTPYPCSYHYAKASMERTHRWLKRGINYFDATLTNQHAHQALFPIVQGSIYKDLRIQSAETIAAADRPGNAIGGVCHPDGQLYEITELVCSILPRSKPRYLMGVGTPLDLLECIALGVDMFDCIMPTRNGRNGTLFTTQGILNIRNKKWAYDFSPIDGALGGPVSGYYSKAYLRHLITSKELLGAQLASVHNLTFYLWLVRQAREQIQQNSFVAWKNHIVKTIMAKI; encoded by the coding sequence TTGCAATTTTCGGTAATACATGAAGATCAGCATTCCAAAGCTAGAGCAGGGCTGATCACCACTAGTAAAGGGATCATTCGTACACCTATCTTTATGCCGGTAGGTACGATAGGATCGGTAAAATCTATTCCACAGGGCGTACTGCGCGACCAAATCAATGCAGATATCATCCTAGGCAATACCTATCACCTCTATCTACGTCCAGGTACTAAAGTATTGGATGCAGCAGGAGGGCTCCACACCTTTATGGGATGGCATCGACCGATATTAACCGACAGTGGAGGCTATCAAGTCTACTCTCTAGCAGATCGTCGTCAGCTGACAGAAGCAGGGGTTACCTTTCGTTCCCATATAGATGGTTCTCGCCATTTATTTACACCAGAACTTGTAGTAGATATTCAAAGAAGCATTGGTTCCGATATCATGATGGTACTAGATGAATGCACCCCTTACCCTTGTAGCTACCACTACGCAAAGGCTTCTATGGAACGTACCCATCGCTGGCTCAAAAGGGGCATAAATTATTTTGATGCTACCTTAACGAATCAACATGCCCATCAAGCACTTTTTCCAATTGTGCAAGGTAGTATCTATAAAGACTTACGGATCCAATCCGCTGAAACCATAGCTGCAGCAGACAGGCCTGGTAATGCCATAGGAGGCGTATGTCATCCTGATGGGCAACTGTATGAAATTACAGAGCTGGTTTGTTCTATTTTACCTAGGTCTAAGCCGCGTTATTTAATGGGGGTTGGTACACCCTTGGACCTTTTAGAGTGCATTGCCTTAGGTGTAGATATGTTTGACTGTATAATGCCTACTCGAAATGGACGCAATGGTACGCTATTTACCACACAGGGTATCTTAAACATTAGAAATAAAAAATGGGCATATGACTTTAGCCCTATAGATGGCGCATTAGGTGGACCAGTTAGTGGCTATTATTCAAAAGCTTACCTGCGCCACTTGATCACCTCTAAAGAATTATTGGGTGCGCAATTGGCCAGTGTCCATAATTTAACTTTTTACCTATGGTTGGTGCGTCAAGCTAGAGAGCAGATTCAGCAGAATAGCTTTGTTGCATGGAAAAACCATATAGTTAAAACCATCATGGCAAAAATCTAA